From Paracoccus aminovorans, one genomic window encodes:
- the rpoC gene encoding DNA-directed RNA polymerase subunit beta', whose translation MNQELATNPLNPLAAPRQFDEIKISLASPEEILAWSYGEVKKPETINYRTFKPERDGLFCARIFGPIKDYECLCGKYKRMKYRGLVCEKCGVEVTLQKVRRERMGHIELAAPVAHIWFLKSLPSRIGLMLDMTLRDLERILYFENYVVIEPGLTDLSYGQLLTEEEFLDAQDQYGADAFTANIGAEAIREMLANIDLAATAEQLREELKEATGELKPKKIIKRLKIVESFLESGNRPEWMVLTVIPVIPPELRPLVPLDGGRFATSDLNDLYRRVINRNNRLKRLIELRAPDIIVRNEKRMLQESVDALFDNGRRGRVITGNNKRPLKSLSDMLKGKQGRFRQNLLGKRVDFSGRSVIVTGPELKLHQCGLPKKMALELFKPFIYSRLEAKGLSSTVKQAKKLVEKERPEVWDILDEVIREHPVLLNRAPTLHRLGIQAFEPILIEGKAIQLHPLVCSAFNADFDGDQMAVHVPLSLEAQLEARVLMMSTNNVLSPANGAPIIVPSQDMVLGLYYTTMEREGMKGEGMVFANLEEVEHALASGSVHLHARITARLPQIDENGNEVIKRYETTPGRLRLGSLLPKNAKAPFELVNRLLRKKDIQNVIDTVYRYCGQKESVIFCDQIMGLGFREAFRAGISFGKDDMVVPPTKWELVEETQDQVKSFEQQYLDGLITQGEKYNKVVDAWSKCNDKVTDAMMKTISATKKDEKGAELEPNSVYMMAHSGARGSVSQMKQLGGMRGLMAKPNGEIIETPIISNFKEGLTVLEYFNSTHGARKGLSDTALKTANSGYLTRRLVDVAQDCIIREHDCGTDRAITASAAVNDGEVVSPLSERVLGRVAADDVLVPGEDVVIVRKNELIDERKADEIEQAGVASVRIRSALTCESDDGICALCYGRDLARGTLVNIGEAVGIIAAQSIGEPGTQLTMRTFHIGGIAQGGQQSFIAAAQDGTIAFENESTLENANGELIVMSRNMQLHIKSATGETLASHKLFYGSKLFVRDGDAVARGQKMFEWDPYTLPIIAEKAGVAKYVDLLSGISVRDETDDATGMTQKIVTDWRSAPKGNELKPEIIIVDADGEPVRNENGNPVTYPMSVDAILSVEDGQEIKAGDVVARIPREGAKTKDITGGLPRVAELFEARRPKDHAIIAELDGYVRFGKDYKNKRRIAIEPADDTLAPVEYMVPKGKHIPVQEGDFVQKGDYIMDGNPAPHDILRIMGIEALADYLIDEVQDVYRLQGVKINDKHIEVIVRQMLQKIEILDSGDTTLLKGEHIDREEFEEENAKIEAKGGRPAVGEPVLLGITKASLQTRSFISAASFQETTRVLTEAAVQGKRDKLVGLKENVIVGRLIPAGTGGATARVKRIASERDNEVIEARRAEAEATAALIAPEETSVEQAGE comes from the coding sequence ATGAACCAGGAACTTGCCACCAATCCCCTGAACCCGCTGGCTGCGCCGCGGCAGTTCGACGAAATCAAGATCTCGCTGGCCTCGCCCGAGGAAATCCTCGCCTGGTCCTATGGCGAGGTGAAGAAGCCCGAGACCATCAACTACCGCACGTTCAAGCCCGAGCGTGACGGCCTGTTCTGCGCGCGCATCTTTGGCCCGATCAAGGATTACGAATGCCTGTGCGGCAAATACAAGCGCATGAAATATCGCGGCCTGGTCTGCGAGAAATGCGGCGTCGAGGTGACGCTGCAAAAGGTCCGGCGCGAGCGCATGGGCCATATCGAGCTGGCCGCCCCGGTCGCGCATATCTGGTTCCTGAAGTCGCTGCCCTCGCGCATCGGCCTGATGCTGGACATGACGCTGCGCGATCTTGAGCGCATCCTCTATTTCGAAAACTACGTCGTGATCGAACCGGGTCTGACCGACCTGTCCTATGGGCAGCTGCTGACCGAGGAGGAATTCCTCGACGCGCAGGACCAGTATGGCGCCGACGCCTTCACCGCCAATATTGGCGCCGAGGCGATCCGCGAGATGCTGGCGAACATCGACCTGGCCGCCACCGCCGAGCAACTCCGCGAGGAGCTGAAAGAGGCGACCGGCGAGTTGAAGCCCAAGAAGATCATCAAGCGGCTGAAGATCGTCGAATCGTTCCTCGAGTCGGGCAACCGGCCCGAGTGGATGGTGCTGACCGTCATTCCGGTCATTCCGCCGGAACTGCGTCCGCTGGTGCCGCTGGACGGGGGCCGGTTCGCGACCTCGGACCTGAACGACCTTTATCGCCGGGTCATCAACCGCAACAACCGCCTGAAGCGGCTGATCGAATTGCGCGCGCCCGACATCATCGTCCGCAACGAAAAGCGGATGCTGCAGGAATCGGTCGATGCGCTGTTCGACAACGGTCGCCGCGGCCGGGTCATCACCGGCAACAACAAGCGTCCGCTGAAATCGCTGTCGGACATGCTGAAGGGCAAGCAGGGCCGCTTCCGCCAGAACCTTCTGGGGAAACGGGTCGACTTCTCGGGCCGTTCGGTGATCGTGACCGGGCCGGAGCTGAAGCTGCACCAATGCGGGCTGCCGAAGAAGATGGCGCTCGAACTGTTCAAGCCGTTCATCTATTCGCGGCTTGAGGCGAAGGGGCTTTCGTCCACCGTCAAGCAGGCCAAGAAGCTGGTCGAGAAGGAACGCCCCGAGGTCTGGGACATCCTGGACGAGGTGATCCGCGAGCATCCGGTGCTGCTGAACCGCGCGCCGACGCTGCACCGCCTGGGCATCCAGGCGTTCGAGCCGATCCTGATCGAGGGCAAGGCAATCCAGCTGCACCCGCTGGTCTGCTCGGCCTTCAACGCCGACTTCGACGGCGACCAGATGGCGGTTCACGTCCCGCTGAGCCTTGAGGCCCAGTTGGAAGCGCGCGTCCTGATGATGTCCACGAACAACGTGCTGTCGCCCGCCAACGGCGCGCCGATCATCGTGCCGTCGCAGGACATGGTTCTGGGTCTGTATTACACGACCATGGAGCGCGAGGGCATGAAGGGCGAAGGCATGGTCTTCGCGAACCTGGAAGAGGTCGAGCACGCTCTGGCCTCGGGTTCCGTGCATCTGCACGCCCGCATCACTGCCCGCCTGCCGCAGATCGACGAGAACGGCAACGAGGTCATCAAGCGCTATGAGACCACGCCGGGCCGTCTGCGCCTGGGCTCGCTCTTGCCGAAGAACGCCAAGGCGCCCTTCGAGCTGGTGAACCGCCTGCTGCGCAAGAAGGACATCCAGAACGTCATCGACACCGTCTATCGCTACTGCGGCCAGAAAGAATCGGTGATCTTCTGCGACCAGATCATGGGTCTGGGCTTCCGCGAGGCCTTCCGCGCCGGCATCTCGTTCGGCAAGGACGACATGGTGGTGCCGCCGACGAAATGGGAACTGGTCGAGGAAACCCAGGACCAGGTGAAGTCCTTCGAGCAGCAATATCTCGACGGCCTGATCACCCAGGGCGAGAAGTACAACAAGGTCGTGGACGCCTGGTCGAAGTGCAACGACAAGGTCACCGACGCGATGATGAAGACCATCTCGGCCACCAAGAAGGACGAGAAGGGTGCGGAGCTTGAGCCGAACTCGGTCTACATGATGGCGCACTCGGGCGCCCGGGGCTCGGTCAGCCAGATGAAGCAGCTGGGCGGGATGCGCGGCTTGATGGCCAAGCCGAACGGCGAGATCATCGAGACGCCGATCATCTCGAACTTCAAGGAAGGTCTGACCGTTCTTGAATACTTCAACTCGACCCACGGCGCCCGGAAGGGTCTGTCGGACACCGCGTTGAAGACGGCGAACTCGGGCTATCTGACGCGTCGTCTGGTCGACGTGGCGCAGGACTGCATCATCCGCGAGCATGACTGCGGGACCGACCGCGCGATCACCGCCTCGGCGGCGGTCAACGATGGCGAGGTGGTCAGCCCGCTGAGCGAGCGCGTTCTGGGCCGTGTCGCGGCCGACGACGTGCTGGTGCCGGGCGAGGATGTCGTGATCGTTCGCAAGAACGAACTCATCGACGAACGCAAGGCCGACGAGATCGAGCAGGCCGGCGTGGCCTCGGTGCGCATCCGCTCGGCCCTGACCTGCGAGTCGGACGACGGCATCTGCGCGCTCTGCTATGGCCGCGACCTGGCGCGCGGCACGCTGGTGAACATCGGCGAGGCGGTGGGCATCATCGCGGCGCAGTCGATCGGCGAGCCGGGCACGCAGCTGACGATGCGCACCTTCCACATCGGCGGCATCGCCCAGGGTGGCCAGCAGTCCTTCATCGCGGCGGCGCAGGACGGCACCATCGCGTTCGAGAACGAAAGCACGCTGGAAAACGCCAATGGCGAGCTGATCGTGATGAGCCGCAACATGCAGCTGCACATCAAGTCGGCCACCGGCGAGACCCTGGCCAGCCACAAGCTGTTCTACGGCTCGAAACTGTTCGTGCGCGACGGTGATGCCGTGGCCCGCGGCCAGAAGATGTTCGAATGGGACCCCTATACCCTGCCGATCATCGCAGAGAAGGCCGGCGTCGCGAAATATGTCGACCTGCTGTCGGGGATCTCGGTCCGCGACGAGACCGACGACGCGACCGGCATGACGCAGAAGATCGTGACGGACTGGCGCTCGGCCCCGAAAGGCAACGAGCTGAAGCCCGAGATCATCATCGTCGATGCCGATGGCGAGCCGGTGCGCAACGAGAACGGCAACCCGGTCACCTATCCGATGTCGGTCGACGCGATTCTGTCGGTCGAGGACGGGCAGGAGATCAAGGCCGGCGACGTGGTGGCGCGGATCCCGCGCGAAGGCGCCAAGACCAAGGACATCACCGGGGGTCTGCCCCGCGTGGCGGAACTGTTCGAGGCCCGTCGTCCCAAGGATCACGCGATCATCGCCGAGCTGGATGGCTATGTGCGCTTCGGCAAGGACTACAAGAACAAGCGCCGCATCGCCATCGAGCCCGCCGACGACACGCTGGCTCCGGTCGAATACATGGTGCCGAAAGGCAAGCACATCCCGGTGCAGGAAGGCGACTTCGTGCAGAAGGGCGACTACATCATGGACGGCAACCCGGCGCCGCATGACATCCTGCGCATCATGGGAATCGAGGCTCTGGCCGACTATCTCATCGACGAGGTGCAGGACGTGTATCGACTGCAGGGCGTGAAGATCAACGACAAGCACATCGAGGTGATCGTTCGCCAGATGCTGCAGAAGATCGAGATCCTGGATTCGGGCGACACCACGCTTCTGAAGGGCGAGCACATCGACCGCGAGGAATTCGAGGAAGAGAACGCCAAGATCGAAGCCAAGGGCGGCCGTCCGGCCGTGGGCGAGCCGGTGCTGCTGGGCATCACCAAGGCGAGCTTGCAGACCCGCAGCTTCATCTCGGCCGCCTCGTTCCAGGAGACCACGCGGGTGCTGACCGAAGCCGCCGTGCAGGGCAAGCGCGACAAGCTGGTGGGCCTCAAGGAGAACGTCATCGTCGGCCGGCTGATCCCGGCCGGCACCGGCGGCGCCACCGCCCGCGTCAAGCGCATCGCCAGCGAGCGCGACAACGAGGTGATCGAGGCCCGCCGCGCCGAGGCCGAAGCCACCGCCGCGCTGATCGCGCCGGAGGAAACCTCGGTGGAGCAGGCGGGCGAGTGA
- a CDS encoding YccF domain-containing protein, with protein sequence MRFAGNVIWFVLGGWYTGLLWLIGAAVFAISIIGLPLTRAAIEMARMSAWPFGEEVVHVRDLDRKG encoded by the coding sequence ATGCGATTTGCGGGAAATGTCATCTGGTTCGTGCTGGGCGGCTGGTATACGGGCCTGCTGTGGCTGATCGGTGCGGCGGTGTTCGCGATCTCGATCATCGGGCTGCCACTGACCCGCGCCGCGATCGAGATGGCCAGGATGTCGGCTTGGCCCTTCGGCGAGGAGGTGGTCCATGTCCGCGATCTGGACCGCAAGGGCTGA
- a CDS encoding YccF domain-containing protein, with protein MLWAATFGIALFLAYLLAGVLCCLTVIGISFGLQGFKLAAISIWPVGRRVVPVEAARMVRDERAADLLASYRGV; from the coding sequence CTGCTCTGGGCGGCGACATTCGGCATTGCGCTGTTCCTGGCCTATCTGCTTGCCGGCGTGTTGTGCTGCCTGACCGTCATCGGCATCTCCTTCGGCCTGCAAGGCTTCAAGCTGGCGGCGATTTCCATATGGCCGGTCGGTCGCCGCGTCGTGCCGGTCGAGGCCGCGCGCATGGTGCGTGACGAAAGGGCCGCGGACCTGCTGGCGTCGTATCGCGGGGTCTAA
- a CDS encoding DMT family transporter: MRAPLSSVDRPVRSAPVSAALQASPADNLRGTLLMILSMAAFTCNDAVMKTVTQSLPLYESVAIRGAMVLALMLAVARAQGGLRLRVPRRDLGPLLLRSSADVVSTLLYLLALRQMALADLSAIMQALPLAVTLTAALFFGERLGWRRLLAIGVGFVGVMLILRPGTGAFDVWSVLALAAMLLIVLRDMATRLFSVGVGSSTVAFYAALTVMLSGFVMAGSEAWRMPSGGEFALLLLSAAFLAVGYLTAVATMRVGEISFVAPFRYTSLVWAILLGLLVFGDWPDLWTWAGSALVVGAGIYTILRERKVGGTS, translated from the coding sequence ATGCGCGCACCGCTCAGTTCCGTAGACCGGCCGGTCAGGTCTGCCCCGGTCTCTGCCGCGCTGCAAGCCAGCCCCGCGGACAACCTGCGGGGCACCTTGCTGATGATCCTCAGCATGGCGGCCTTTACCTGCAACGACGCCGTGATGAAGACGGTGACGCAGAGCCTGCCGCTTTACGAATCGGTGGCGATCCGCGGCGCCATGGTGCTGGCGCTGATGCTGGCGGTGGCGCGGGCGCAGGGCGGTTTGCGGCTGCGGGTGCCGCGGCGCGACCTGGGGCCGCTGCTGCTGCGCAGCAGTGCCGATGTCGTCTCGACCTTGCTCTACCTTCTGGCGCTGCGGCAGATGGCCCTGGCCGACCTGTCGGCGATCATGCAGGCCTTGCCGCTGGCGGTGACGCTGACCGCGGCGCTGTTCTTTGGCGAGCGGCTGGGATGGCGGCGGCTTCTGGCCATCGGGGTGGGCTTTGTCGGCGTGATGCTGATCCTGCGCCCCGGAACCGGTGCGTTCGATGTCTGGTCGGTTCTGGCGCTGGCGGCGATGCTGCTGATCGTGTTGCGCGACATGGCGACGCGGCTGTTTTCGGTCGGGGTCGGCTCTTCGACCGTGGCCTTCTATGCGGCGCTGACGGTGATGCTCTCGGGCTTCGTCATGGCAGGGTCCGAGGCCTGGCGCATGCCGAGCGGCGGGGAGTTCGCGCTGTTGCTGCTGTCGGCGGCGTTCCTGGCCGTGGGCTATCTGACCGCGGTGGCGACCATGCGCGTGGGCGAGATTTCCTTCGTCGCGCCGTTTCGCTATACCTCGCTGGTCTGGGCGATCCTGCTGGGGCTGCTGGTCTTCGGCGATTGGCCGGACCTGTGGACCTGGGCGGGATCGGCGCTGGTGGTGGGCGCGGGCATCTATACGATCCTGCGCGAACGGAAAGTCGGAGGAACGTCCTGA
- a CDS encoding putative rhamnosyl transferase has protein sequence MRVQMLGLCRFSYLGGRGFQVAHETLAQRRAFLYDPARLARRWFWFQNVALPAWLAQKDPDFTLVLMTGPDLPEPWLSRLHELTEILPQLRLALVPPMEKHIDACMAAVAPHIDPDADVVGHFRHDDDDAVAVDFIRDARRDFARMKPLWRQNRRLSCDYARGAVLRAGPGGIEAEMRIIHNASAALTIFLPPDAGRCVLHFPHFKVNLSMPGVTLAGKPMYVRMLHEDNDSGAVGAGYAVEGQGEDIEGLLARRFRIDLPGLATGARALPPA, from the coding sequence ATGCGCGTGCAGATGCTGGGCCTGTGCCGCTTTTCCTATCTGGGCGGGCGCGGTTTCCAGGTCGCGCACGAGACGCTGGCGCAGCGCCGCGCCTTTCTCTACGACCCGGCGCGGCTGGCGCGGCGCTGGTTCTGGTTCCAGAACGTCGCCCTGCCGGCCTGGCTGGCGCAGAAGGATCCCGATTTCACCCTGGTGCTGATGACCGGCCCCGACCTGCCCGAGCCCTGGCTGTCGCGTCTGCACGAATTGACCGAAATCCTGCCGCAGCTGCGGCTGGCGCTGGTGCCGCCGATGGAGAAGCATATCGACGCCTGCATGGCCGCCGTGGCGCCGCATATCGATCCGGATGCCGATGTGGTCGGGCATTTCCGGCATGACGACGACGATGCGGTGGCCGTCGACTTCATTCGCGACGCGCGTCGCGATTTTGCGCGGATGAAGCCGCTGTGGCGGCAGAACCGCCGGCTGTCCTGCGACTATGCGCGGGGCGCGGTGCTGCGCGCCGGGCCGGGCGGCATCGAAGCCGAGATGCGCATCATCCACAATGCCAGCGCCGCGCTGACCATCTTCCTGCCGCCCGATGCCGGACGCTGCGTGCTGCATTTCCCGCATTTCAAGGTCAACCTGTCCATGCCCGGCGTGACGCTGGCCGGCAAGCCGATGTATGTGCGCATGCTGCACGAGGACAACGACTCGGGCGCGGTGGGCGCGGGCTATGCGGTGGAAGGGCAGGGCGAGGACATCGAGGGGCTGCTGGCCCGGCGCTTCCGCATCGACCTGCCGGGGCTCGCCACCGGGGCGCGGGCGCTGCCCCCGGCCTGA
- the rpsL gene encoding 30S ribosomal protein S12, protein MPTIQQLIRKPRQPKVQRSKSQHLQSCPQKRGVCTRVYTTTPKKPNSAMRKVAKVRLTNGFEVISYIPGEKHNLQEHSVVLIRGGRVKDLPGVRYHILRGVLDTQGVKDRRQRRSKYGAKRPK, encoded by the coding sequence ATGCCGACGATCCAACAGCTGATCCGCAAACCGCGGCAGCCCAAGGTGCAGCGCTCGAAGTCGCAGCACCTTCAATCCTGCCCGCAGAAGCGGGGCGTATGCACGCGCGTCTATACCACGACGCCGAAGAAACCGAACTCCGCCATGCGGAAGGTCGCCAAGGTGCGCCTGACGAATGGCTTCGAGGTCATCTCCTACATCCCGGGCGAAAAGCACAACCTGCAGGAACACAGCGTCGTGCTGATCCGCGGCGGCCGGGTGAAAGACCTTCCGGGTGTCCGTTACCACATCCTGCGCGGTGTTCTGGATACCCAGGGCGTCAAAGACCGTCGTCAACGCCGTTCGAAATACGGCGCGAAGCGTCCGAAGTAA
- the rpsG gene encoding 30S ribosomal protein S7 has product MSRRHAAEKREVLPDAKYGDRVLTKFMNNLMIDGKKSVAERIVYSALDRVQGKLKREPIEVFHEALDNVKPSVEVRSRRVGGATYQVPVEVRPTRREALAIRWLIDASKKRNEHTMEERLAGELADAVNGRGTAVKKREDTHKMADANKAFSHYRW; this is encoded by the coding sequence ATGTCTCGTCGTCACGCCGCTGAGAAGCGCGAAGTCCTGCCCGACGCCAAGTATGGCGATCGCGTGCTGACCAAATTCATGAACAACCTGATGATCGACGGCAAGAAGTCGGTCGCCGAGCGCATCGTCTATTCGGCGCTGGACCGCGTCCAGGGCAAGCTGAAGCGCGAGCCCATCGAGGTGTTCCACGAAGCCCTCGACAATGTGAAGCCTTCGGTCGAAGTGCGCTCGCGCCGCGTCGGCGGTGCCACCTACCAGGTTCCGGTCGAAGTGCGTCCGACCCGCCGCGAGGCTCTGGCCATCCGCTGGCTGATCGACGCCAGCAAGAAGCGCAATGAGCATACGATGGAAGAGCGCCTGGCCGGCGAACTGGCCGATGCCGTCAACGGCCGCGGCACCGCGGTGAAGAAGCGCGAAGACACCCACAAGATGGCCGACGCCAACAAGGCGTTCAGCCACTACCGCTGGTAA
- the fusA gene encoding elongation factor G, whose amino-acid sequence MAREYPLERYRNFGIMAHIDAGKTTTTERILFYTGKNHKMGETHEGASTMDWMEQEAERGITITSAATTTFWQKHEDSDYEIDPSQRNRFNIIDTPGHVDFTIEVERSLAVLDGAICLLDGNAGVEPQTETVWRQADRYKVPRIVFVNKMDKIGADFFKCVAMIKDRTGGTPCPIALPIGAEDKLEGIVDLIKMEEWVWIGEDLGASWIRQPIRADLQDVAEEWRGKMIELAVEQDDDAMEAYLEGNEPDEATLRKLIRKGTLSLSFFPVMAGSAFKNKGVQPLLNAVVDFLPAPTDVPAYMGFAPGDETEERNIARHASDADPFSGLAFKIMNDPFVGSLTFTRIYSGALKKGDQMMNSTKGKRERVGRMMVMHAINREEIDEAFAGDIIALAGLKDTTTGDTLCDPAKPVVLETMTFPEPVIEIAVEPKSKADQEKMGLALQRLSAEDPSFRVETDIESGQTIMKGMGELHLDILVDRMKREFKVEANIGAPQVAYRETISREAEIDYTHKKQTGGTGQFARVKLVITPTEPGEGYSFESKIVGGAVPKEYIPGVEKGIKSVMDSGPLAGFPVIDFKVALIDGAFHDVDSSVLAFEIAARAAMREGLKKAGAKLLEPIMRVEVVTPEEYTGSIIGDLTSRRGMVRGQDTRGNANVIDAMVPLANMFGYINNLRSMSSGRAVFTMQFDHYEAVPQNISDEIQKKYA is encoded by the coding sequence ATGGCACGCGAATATCCGCTGGAGCGTTACCGGAACTTCGGGATCATGGCCCATATCGACGCGGGCAAGACCACGACGACCGAGCGCATCCTGTTCTACACCGGCAAGAACCACAAGATGGGCGAGACGCACGAAGGTGCGTCCACCATGGACTGGATGGAACAGGAAGCCGAGCGCGGCATCACCATCACCTCGGCGGCGACCACCACCTTCTGGCAGAAGCACGAGGACTCGGACTACGAGATCGATCCCTCGCAGCGCAACCGCTTCAACATCATCGACACCCCCGGCCACGTCGACTTCACCATCGAGGTCGAGCGTTCGCTGGCCGTGCTTGACGGCGCGATCTGCCTGCTGGACGGCAACGCCGGGGTCGAGCCGCAGACCGAAACCGTCTGGCGCCAGGCCGACCGCTACAAGGTTCCGCGGATCGTCTTCGTCAACAAGATGGACAAGATCGGCGCCGATTTCTTCAAATGCGTCGCTATGATCAAGGACCGCACTGGCGGCACCCCCTGCCCGATCGCCCTGCCGATCGGCGCCGAGGACAAGCTGGAAGGCATCGTCGACCTGATCAAGATGGAAGAATGGGTCTGGATCGGTGAGGATCTGGGCGCCAGCTGGATCCGTCAGCCCATCCGTGCCGATCTTCAGGACGTCGCCGAAGAATGGCGCGGCAAGATGATCGAGCTTGCCGTCGAACAGGACGACGACGCGATGGAAGCCTATCTTGAAGGCAACGAGCCCGACGAGGCGACCCTGCGCAAACTGATCCGCAAGGGCACGCTGTCGCTGTCCTTCTTCCCGGTCATGGCCGGCTCGGCGTTCAAGAACAAGGGCGTGCAGCCGCTGCTGAACGCCGTCGTGGACTTCCTGCCGGCGCCGACCGACGTTCCCGCCTACATGGGCTTCGCCCCAGGCGATGAAACGGAAGAGCGCAACATCGCCCGCCACGCCTCGGACGCGGATCCGTTCTCGGGACTGGCGTTCAAGATCATGAACGACCCCTTCGTTGGCTCGCTGACCTTCACGCGCATCTATTCGGGCGCGCTGAAGAAGGGTGACCAGATGATGAACTCGACCAAGGGCAAGCGCGAGCGCGTCGGCCGGATGATGGTGATGCACGCCATCAACCGCGAAGAGATCGACGAAGCCTTTGCCGGCGACATCATCGCGCTGGCCGGTCTGAAGGACACCACCACGGGCGACACCCTGTGCGATCCGGCCAAGCCGGTGGTCCTGGAAACCATGACCTTCCCCGAGCCGGTGATCGAGATCGCCGTCGAGCCGAAGTCGAAGGCCGACCAGGAGAAGATGGGCCTCGCCCTGCAGCGCCTGTCCGCCGAAGACCCGTCCTTCCGCGTCGAGACCGACATCGAGTCGGGCCAGACCATCATGAAGGGCATGGGCGAACTTCACCTCGACATCCTCGTGGATCGCATGAAGCGCGAGTTCAAGGTCGAGGCGAACATCGGCGCGCCGCAGGTGGCCTATCGCGAGACCATCTCGCGCGAAGCCGAGATCGACTACACGCACAAGAAACAGACCGGCGGTACCGGCCAGTTCGCGCGCGTCAAGCTGGTCATCACCCCGACCGAGCCGGGCGAGGGCTACTCGTTCGAATCGAAGATCGTGGGCGGTGCGGTGCCCAAGGAATACATTCCGGGCGTCGAAAAGGGCATCAAGTCCGTCATGGACTCGGGCCCGCTGGCCGGCTTCCCGGTGATCGACTTCAAGGTGGCGCTGATCGACGGTGCCTTCCACGACGTCGACTCCTCGGTCCTGGCCTTCGAGATCGCCGCGCGTGCCGCCATGCGCGAAGGTCTGAAGAAAGCCGGCGCCAAGCTGCTCGAGCCGATCATGCGCGTGGAAGTCGTGACGCCGGAAGAATACACCGGTTCGATCATCGGCGACCTGACCAGCCGTCGCGGCATGGTGCGCGGCCAGGATACCCGCGGCAACGCCAACGTCATCGATGCGATGGTGCCGCTGGCCAACATGTTCGGCTATATCAACAACCTGCGCTCGATGTCCTCGGGCCGGGCGGTGTTCACGATGCAGTTCGACCATTACGAGGCCGTGCCGCAGAACATCTCGGACGAGATCCAAAAGAAATACGCCTGA
- a CDS encoding KGGVGR-motif variant AAA ATPase, whose translation MAGRTGPSAANPPRIVFATLKGGVGRSTALAIGAADLARRNRNVLVVDLDLEAPGLGDLLLESDRMPDFGTIDFLVENGLGGIEDQKTCFGSLAQAG comes from the coding sequence GTGGCTGGACGAACCGGCCCCAGTGCTGCCAATCCTCCCCGGATTGTTTTCGCAACCCTTAAAGGAGGCGTGGGCCGCTCAACGGCACTAGCGATTGGAGCAGCGGACCTGGCTCGCCGCAACCGGAATGTGCTTGTGGTCGATCTTGACTTGGAAGCGCCGGGGCTAGGTGATCTCTTGCTGGAGTCGGACCGCATGCCGGATTTCGGTACGATTGATTTTCTCGTCGAGAATGGCCTCGGCGGCATTGAGGATCAAAAGACCTGTTTCGGTTCATTGGCACAAGCGGGTTGA
- the leuB gene encoding 3-isopropylmalate dehydrogenase — MTTYSLLILPGDGIGPEVMAEVRKVIGWFENNRGLSFDVSEDLVGGAAYDKHGKPLADETMAKAQAVDAVLLGAVGGPKYDELDFSLKPERGLLRLRKEMDLFANLRPAQCFDALADFSSLKREVVAGLDILIVRELTSGVYFGEPRGISADDTPGNEGGRVGVNTQRYTSGEIRRVARSAFELARKRGNRVCSMEKANVMESGILWREEVQWVHDNEYPDVALSHMYADNGAMQLVRNPRQFDVILTDNLFGDVLSDAAAMLTGSLGMLPSASLGAPMANGRPKALYEPVHGSAPDITGQGKANPIACILSFAMCLRYSFDLGVEADMLEKAVEQVLADGLRTADLMGPEGGTPVSTSEMGDRILAALSAQ; from the coding sequence ATGACGACCTATTCCCTGCTGATCCTGCCCGGCGACGGCATCGGCCCCGAGGTCATGGCCGAGGTCCGCAAGGTCATCGGCTGGTTCGAGAACAACCGCGGCCTCTCCTTCGACGTCAGCGAGGACCTGGTCGGCGGCGCCGCCTATGACAAGCACGGCAAGCCCCTGGCCGACGAGACCATGGCCAAGGCGCAAGCGGTGGACGCGGTGCTGCTGGGCGCGGTGGGCGGCCCGAAATACGACGAGCTCGACTTCTCGCTGAAGCCCGAGCGCGGCCTTCTGCGCCTGCGCAAGGAGATGGACCTGTTCGCCAACCTGCGCCCGGCGCAATGTTTCGACGCGCTGGCGGATTTCAGCTCGCTCAAGCGCGAGGTGGTCGCCGGGCTCGACATCCTGATCGTGCGCGAGCTGACCTCGGGCGTCTATTTCGGCGAGCCGCGCGGCATTTCCGCCGACGACACCCCCGGCAACGAAGGCGGCCGCGTCGGCGTGAACACCCAGCGCTATACCTCGGGCGAGATTCGCCGGGTCGCGCGCTCGGCCTTCGAGCTGGCGCGCAAGCGCGGCAACCGGGTCTGCTCGATGGAAAAGGCCAATGTGATGGAATCGGGCATCCTCTGGCGCGAAGAGGTGCAATGGGTCCACGACAACGAATATCCGGATGTCGCGCTGTCGCATATGTATGCCGACAACGGCGCCATGCAGCTGGTGCGCAACCCGCGCCAGTTCGACGTGATCTTGACCGACAACCTGTTCGGCGACGTGCTGTCGGATGCGGCGGCGATGCTGACCGGTTCGCTGGGGATGCTGCCCTCGGCCTCGCTGGGCGCGCCGATGGCGAACGGCCGGCCCAAGGCCCTGTATGAGCCGGTGCACGGCTCGGCCCCCGACATCACCGGCCAGGGCAAGGCGAACCCGATCGCCTGCATCCTGAGCTTTGCCATGTGCCTGCGCTATTCCTTCGACCTGGGCGTCGAAGCCGACATGCTGGAAAAAGCCGTCGAGCAGGTGCTGGCCGATGGCCTGCGCACCGCCGACCTGATGGGCCCCGAGGGCGGCACGCCGGTTTCGACCTCGGAAATGGGCGACCGCATCCTCGCCGCGCTTTCGGCGCAATAA